In Miscanthus floridulus cultivar M001 chromosome 5, ASM1932011v1, whole genome shotgun sequence, one genomic interval encodes:
- the LOC136452518 gene encoding probable membrane-associated kinase regulator 2 yields MQILRLLAARRFRRRRRAVSTITATAATAPVTPRGGGGGCGVYVYGYGEEEDEGPFFDLDLSCCSAPASSAGSQAAESSGSESEDTTSSCAATAARGDLDFVISLQRSRSRSASPSYEERLFFRGAAPPRRPTAPGPPPLMFCASEPSDAASRARHSSASSRRGGGGRLQLRTLSFGSAKAAFYGGRASFSRSTSSARSARLFASYGGGYGSPDHQDLLRDEGKVRPPPSGDVIRRYLSKISSRLRRVAVAAPGADLRLRKSRSASSTTQVSAASAPYQSPPSARRDDSLVEKQDGIASAIAHCKESLHRASVSEVDTSLVRSRSDPGP; encoded by the exons ATGCAGATCCTACGCCTGCTCGCGGCGCGGCGgttccggcgccgccgccgcgcggtgTCCACGATCACCGCGACGGCGGCGACCGCGCCGGTGAcccctcgcggcggcggcggcggctgcggcgtgTACGTGTACGGgtacggcgaggaggaggacgagggccCGTTCTTCGACCTCGACCTGTCCTGCTGCTCCGCGCCCGCGTCCAGCGCGGGCAGCCAGGCGGCCGAGTCGTCGGGCTCCGAGTCCGAGGACACCACCTCGTcctgcgccgccaccgccgcgcgcGGGGACCTCGACTTCGTCATCTCGCTGCAGCGTAGCCGGAGCCGCTCCGCGTCTCCCTCCTACGAGGAGCGCCTCTTCTTCCGCGGCGCCGCACCGCCGCGTCGTCCGACGGCGCCCGGCCCGCCGCCGCTCATGTTCTGCGCGTCCGAGCCGAGCGACGCCGCGTCGCGCGCCCGCCACAGCAGCGCCAGCagccggcgcggcggcggcggcaggctgCAGCTGCGGACGCTCAGCTTCGGGTCCGCCAAGGCCGCCTTCTACGGCGGACGCGCCAGCTTCTCTCGGAGCACCAGCAGCGCGCGCTCCGCGAGGCTCTTCGCCTCGTACGGCGGCGGGTACGGCTCGCCCGACCACCAGGACCTGCTGCGGGACGAGGGAAAGGTCAGGCCGCCGCCCTCCGGCGACGTCATCCGGCGCTACCTGAGCAAGATCTCGAGCCGGCTGCGGCGCGTGGCGGTGGCGGCTCCCGGCGCCGACCTCCGGCTACGGAAGAGCCGCTCGGCCTCCTCGACGACGCAGGTGTCCGCGGCATCCGCCCCTTACCAGTCGCCGCCGTCGGCCCGACGCGACGACTCGCTCGTCGAGAAGCAGGACGGCATCGCGAGCGCCATCGCGCACTGCAAGGAGTCCCTCCACCGAG CGTCCGTCTCGGAGGTGGACACGTCGCTGGTGCGATCGCGGAGTGACCCAGGGCCGTGA